One window from the genome of Streptomyces sp. WZ-12 encodes:
- a CDS encoding DsbA family protein, protein MSETTKTPADFWFDPLCPWAWLTSRWMLEVEKVRPVQVRWHVMSLAVLNENRLDELPPEYAENMRPGGKSWGPVRVVSAAQQLHGDEVVGRLYTALGTRFHTRGEGVNRDSLAAALADAGLPADLIDYADQDTYDAELRASHKAGIDLVGQEVGTPVIAVPGPDGDQIAFFGPVVTPAPKGEAAAKLWDGTLMVASTPGFFEIKRTRTAAPTFD, encoded by the coding sequence GTGTCCGAGACCACGAAGACCCCGGCAGACTTCTGGTTCGACCCGCTCTGCCCCTGGGCGTGGCTGACCTCCCGCTGGATGCTGGAGGTGGAGAAGGTCCGCCCGGTCCAGGTGCGTTGGCACGTGATGAGCCTGGCCGTGCTGAACGAGAACCGCCTCGACGAACTCCCCCCGGAGTACGCGGAGAACATGCGCCCCGGCGGCAAGTCCTGGGGTCCGGTCCGGGTCGTGAGCGCCGCCCAGCAGCTCCACGGCGACGAGGTCGTCGGCCGGCTCTACACCGCGCTCGGCACCCGCTTCCACACCCGCGGCGAGGGCGTGAACCGCGACTCCCTCGCCGCCGCCCTCGCCGACGCCGGCCTGCCCGCCGATCTGATCGACTACGCCGACCAGGACACCTACGACGCCGAGTTGCGCGCCTCCCACAAGGCGGGCATCGACCTGGTCGGCCAGGAGGTCGGCACCCCGGTGATCGCGGTCCCCGGCCCCGACGGCGACCAGATCGCCTTCTTCGGCCCGGTGGTCACCCCCGCCCCCAAGGGCGAGGCCGCCGCCAAGCTCTGGGACGGCACCCTGATGGTCGCCTCCACCCCCGGCTTCTTCGAGATCAAGCGCACGCGGACGGCGGCGCCGACGTTCGACTGA